TTCTCTCCAATTGTCTGTACTTCATAGCGCTTGAACCTCCGATTTCTCTCGATCATTTTTGCGACAATTCTAAAGTATTATTTAGAATTGTCTTGACAATTCTAAAGTATTATTTAGAATTATCGCATGAGATATATAAGCGAAAATTTGCAAAAAGACCTGACTAAAAAGATGGTGATTCTCTCCGGGCCGCGCCAGTCCGGAAAAACGACGCTCGCGCGGCATATCGCCTCAGGGACCGGAGGCCTGTATTTTAACTGGGACGTACGGAGCGACCAGAAAACGATTCGCGATATCGCCTGGGACAAATCCGCCCCGCTCGTCGTTTTTGACGAATTGCACAAATACCCGAAATGGAAAAATTTTTTAAAGGGCGTGTACGATGCACACGGCGGGAAACAGTCCATACTGGTTACCGGAAGCGCCCGGCTCGACACGTTCAGAAAGAGCGGCGATGCGCTGACCGGGCGCTTTTACCACTACCGCCTGCATCCTGTCGATCTGCCCGAGGCCCTTCGGCATTTCAACGATGACCGTACACTGGGCGAGGACGAATGCCTTTCGCGACTGCTGACCGCGGGAGGCTTTCCCGAGTCCTTCCTGAACCCGGACGACGCCGAGCGGCTGCGAAACAACCGCTTCGACGTGGTCGTTCAGGAAGACCTGCTGGACCTCTCGAGAGTCAGCTCGTTGCGGGGCGTAAGCCTTCTCATAGAACTGCTGCGGGAACGGGTGGGCTCGACCCTGAACTACGAAAACCTCGCGAAGGACCTCTCCGTGAGCCCGCCGACCGCCAGGGCCTGGGTGGAGCTGCTTGAACGGCTGTATGTAATTTTTCTGGTATATCCCTATACGAAGAATTTGAGCAGGAGCGTCAGGAAGGAATCGAAGGCGTATTTCTACGATTGCGCCTCCGCCTATAACGGGGAGGGCGCCCGCCTTGAGAATTGCGTCGCCGCCGCTCTGCTGAAATACCTGCACTACCTGGAAGACACCTCGGGAGTAAAGGGACGACTGTGCTGTTTCCGGGACAGGGAGAAGCGGGAGGTGGATTTCGT
The window above is part of the Spirochaetota bacterium genome. Proteins encoded here:
- a CDS encoding ATP-binding protein; translation: MRYISENLQKDLTKKMVILSGPRQSGKTTLARHIASGTGGLYFNWDVRSDQKTIRDIAWDKSAPLVVFDELHKYPKWKNFLKGVYDAHGGKQSILVTGSARLDTFRKSGDALTGRFYHYRLHPVDLPEALRHFNDDRTLGEDECLSRLLTAGGFPESFLNPDDAERLRNNRFDVVVQEDLLDLSRVSSLRGVSLLIELLRERVGSTLNYENLAKDLSVSPPTARAWVELLERLYVIFLVYPYTKNLSRSVRKESKAYFYDCASAYNGEGARLENCVAAALLKYLHYLEDTSGVKGRLCCFRDREKREVDFVVEVDRRVRWIIEVKTDDEALHKNLLYLKERISPGESLQLVKNAAGVREVEGVRIVPLAGWLGGLYDGNKRTPPPRK